In Triticum aestivum cultivar Chinese Spring chromosome 5B, IWGSC CS RefSeq v2.1, whole genome shotgun sequence, the following proteins share a genomic window:
- the LOC123111423 gene encoding protein DWARF 53 produces the protein MPTPVPTARQCLSPAAVTALDAAVVSARRRVHAQTTSLHLVAALLAQQAPPLLRDALARARSAAYSPRVQLKALELCFAVSLDRLPSASASSSASGADEQPEPPVSNSLMAAIKRSQANQRRNPDTYHFYHQAAFQAATAASQVRVELSQLLLAILDDPVVSRVFDDAGFRSADIKLAILRPAPPMPLLGRLPTRARPPPLFLCSFAAADDADVPSPAGSIAGGAGEENGRRIAEILARGRNPMLVGVGAASAAADFAAASPYRVLPVCPNSIDQTELGVEAAMASATSGLVISVGDLRELVPDDGELQERGRRVVAEVTRVLETHREGRVWVMGWSATYETYLTFLSKFPLVDKDWELQLLPITAVRAGGLMPPATTASPLSKSASLVESFVPFGGLVNGSYESNSLAAHPCPQTLRCQQCNDRCEQEVTTIVKGSGITAEGYHHGGLPSLLQNGSMMGLNSGLDAIKVRDDQMVLKSKILNLQKKWNEYCLRLHQGSQRINAGPYQVFPHYTGVPVDTERSAILSKGSELVTLQREVIRPSAVSATHTNATPNKSVSPPSISNQRNEGLVLNLQGRHSKGDEQFQDRHAQLRQEHLSSCHDREDSMSPSAAASVATDLVLSTPRGSSSKGTSSVSWKHAVDAEKSTHLTPSKVDDLNMKPPQPFAQSHSSRGSTNMGQPSPSALHSPASGGVSAFGQWRKPSHLSVQGSDLSDYKLLVERLFKVVGRQEEALSAICGSIVGCQSTERRRGTSRKSDIWFSFHGFDSMAKRRVAVALAELVHGSEDSFIYLDLSLQDWGGSSFRGKTGIDCIVDELSKKRRCVIFLDNIDKVDCLIQDSLSHAVDTGRFRDMRGKEVAINDSIVILSTRLARCSKNVSVGVEEGHTFSEEKILAARGQQLKILIESGTAITSRGPSSSKVVVSPHTKLQASVYSGCVSKRKLDVSDDQEKLLESPSNPKRPHRTSSVPFDLNLPVGEDGSSDADANDSSSNDNPDESIDSLLGLVDGAIEFKAFDFGKLANDILQDLSNVLSNILASGCTLEVDDGAMEQMLAASWALEDGRRPLRAWLEQVFARSLEELKLKHSKHAGSSALRLVACEDGTAAAATAAKEDGGFGPLLPSRIILEWR, from the exons ATGCCCACGCCGGTGCCCACGGCGAGGCAGTGCCTCTCGCCGGCGGCCGTCACGGCCCTCGACGCCGCGGTCGTCTCCGCGCGCCGCAGGGTGCACGCGCAGACCACGTCGCTCCACCTCGTCGCCGCGCTGCTCGCGCAGCAGGCCCCGCCGCTCCTCCGCGACGCGCTCGCGCGGGCCCGCAGCGCCGCCTACTCCCCGCGCGTGCAGCTCAAGGCGCTCGAGCTCTGCTTCGCCGTCTCCCTCGACAGGCtcccctccgcctccgcctcctcgtcggcctcgggcgccgacgagcagCCGGAGCCGCCCGTGTCCAACTCGCTCATGGCGGCCATCAAGCGCTCGCAGGCCAACCAGCGCCGCAACCCGGACACCTACCACTTCTACCACCAGGCCGCCTTccaggccgccaccgccgcctcgcagGTCAGGGTCGAGCTCTCGCAGCTCCTGCTCGCCATCCTCGACGACCCCGTCGTCAGCCGCGTCTTTGACGACGCCGGCTTCCGCAGCGCTGACATCAAGCTCGCCAtcctccgccccgcgccgcccaTGCCGCTGCTCGGCCGCCTCCCTACGCGGGCCCGCCCGCCGCCTCTCTTCCTctgcagcttcgccgccgccgacgacgccgACGTGCCCTCGCCCGCCGGGAGCATCGcaggcggcgccggcgaggagaacgGCCGCCGCATCGCCGAGATCCTCGCCCGGGGTCGCAACCCCATGCTCGTCGGTGTCGGGGCCGCGTCCGCCGCCGCAGACTTCGCCGCGGCCTCGCCGTACCGCGTCCTCCCCGTCTGTCCAAACTCCATCGACCAAACAGAACTCGGCGTGGAGGCGGCGATGGCTAGCGCCACCTCCGGTCTCGTCATAAGCGTTGGTGACCTCAGAGAACTGGTCcccgatgacggcgagctccagGAGAGGGGGCGCCGAGTGGTGGCGGAGGTGACGCGAGTGCTGGAGACGCACAGAGAGGGGCGTGTCTGGGTGATGGGGTGGTCGGCCACCTACGAGACCTACCTCACCTTCCTGTCCAAGTTCCCCTTGGTTGACAAGGACTGGGAGCTCCAGCTGCTGCCGATCACGGCGGTGCGCGCCGGCGGACTCATGCCTCCGGCAACCACGGCATCTCCTTTATCCAAGTCCGCAAG CTTGGTGGAATCGTTTGTTCCTTTTGGTGGACTTGTCAATGGTTCCTACGAGTCTAACAGCCTCGCAGCGCATCCTTGCCCGCAAACCCTCCGGTGTCAACAGTGCAATGATAGATGTGAGCAAGAAGTCACAACAATCGTTAAAGGGAGTGGCATTACAGCTGAAGGCTATCACCATGGAGGTCTGCCTTCCCTGCTTCAGAATGGCAGCATGATGGGTCTTAACAGTGGACTTGATGCAATCAAG GTTAGAGATGATCAGATGGTGTTGAAATCAAAAATATTGAATCTGCAGAAGAAGTGGAACGAGTACTGCCTGCGGCTCCACCAAGGAAGCCAGAGGATCAACGCAGGTCCTTACCAGGTATTCCCACATTACACTGGTGTTCCTGTTGACACAGAAAGATCAGCAATTCTGAGCAAAGGTTCCGAGTTGGTTACACTTCAAAGGGAGGTTATTAGGCCTTCTGCAGTATCTGCTACACATACGAATGCAACCCCAAACAAGAGTGTTTCACCTCCATCTATCTCCAACCAAAGGAACGAAGGCCTTGTGTTGAATCTTCAAGGGAGGCATTCAAAGGGTGATGAGCAATTTCAAGACAGGCATGCGCAGTTGCGGCAAGAACACTTGTCAAGCTGCCATGATCGTGAAGATAGCATGTCGCCATCAGCTGCTGCATCCGTGGCAACGGATTTGGTGTTGAGCACGCCCCGTGGATCTTCTTCCAAGGGTACAAGTTCTGTGAGCTGGAAACATGCAGTGGATGCAGAGAAGTCTACCCACTTGACACCCAGTAAGGTGGATGATTTGAATATGAAGCCCCCACAGCCCTTTGCACAGTCTCATAGCTCCCGGGGTTCCACAAATATGGGGCAACCATCACCTAGTGCTCTGCATTCACCAGCTTCAGGAGGTGTGTCTGCCTTTGGCCAATGGCGAAAGCCTTCACACCTTTCAGTACAAGGTTCTGATTTGAGCGACTACAAGCTACTCGTGGAACGCCTGTTCAAGGTAGTCGGAAGGCAGGAGGAAGCCCTGAGTGCTATTTGTGGATCCATTGTTGGCTGCCAGTCAACAGAGAGGCGCCGCGGCACAAGCAGGAAGAGCGACATCTGGTTCAGTTTTCATGGTTTCGACAGCATGGCCAAGCGGAGAGTTGCCGTGGCATTGGCAGAGCTCGTGCACGGCAGCGAAGACAGCTTCATTTATCTGGACCTGAGCCTCCAGGATTGGGGCGGCTCAAGTTTCAGAGGAAAGACTGGCATAGATTGCATCGTTGATGAGTTGAGCAAGAAGCGGCGCTGTGTGATCTTCCTCGACAACATTGATAAAGTTGACTGCCTCATTCAGGACAGTCTCTCTCATGCCGTTGACACCGGTAGATTCCGAGACATGCGCGGCAAGGAAGTTGCCATTAATGACTCCATAGTAATATTGTCAACAAGATTGGCACGATGCAGCAAAAATGTCTCGGTTGGGGTGGAAGAGGGGCATACTTTCTCCGAAGAGAAGATCCTGGCTGCTAGAGGACAGCAACTGAAGATCTTGATAGAATCAGGCACGGCGATCACCAGCAGAGGCCCTAGTAGCAGTAAGGTGGTAGTTTCCCCTCACACCAAACTTCAGGCTTCTGTGTACTCTGGCTGTGTCAGTAAGCGGAAGCTGGACGTTTCTGACGACCAAGAAAAGCTGCTAGAATCACCGAGCAATCCCAAGCGGCCACACAGAACATCAAGTGTGCCGTTCGACCTGAACCTCCCCGTCGGCGAGGATGGATCGAGCGACGCTGACGCCAACGACAGCAGCAGCAACGACAATCCAGACGAGTCCATCGACAGCCTCCTGGGATTGGTTGACGGAGCGATCGAATTCAAGGCGTTCGACTTTGGCAAACTGGCCAACGACATCCTCCAGGACCTGAGCAACGTACTCAGCAACATCCTGGCCTCGGGCTGCACGTTGGAGGTCGACGATGGCGCGATGGAGCAAATGCTTGCGGCGTCATGGGCATTGgaggacgggcggcggcctctgcggGCCTGGCTGGAGCAGGTGTTCGCCAGGAGCCTCGAAGAGCTGAAGCTCAAGCACAGCAAGCACGCTGGCAGCTCTGCTCTTAGGCTAGTGGCCTGTGAGGacggcacagcagcagcagcgacggcgGCGAAGGAAGACGGCGGTTTTGGACCGCTGCTCCCCTCGAGAATAATCCTGGAGTGGCGATGA